In Pelagicoccus albus, the genomic window AACGTGGAGGACATACGCGAGGATCAGCGCGGAGCGCTGACCGGAGTTGTATGGTCCGTCTGGTTCACCCTTCTTTTTTCGTAGGTTGTTTGGTCGAACGACATGTTCTCTAAGCCAATCGCTAAGTCCCGAACCTGTTCTTCGCTGGATCCCCAAATCCATAAGTGGAGCTTTAGCTCTGTAAAATGCGGTGAATGACGGTAGGGAACCAATGCTTCCCATATTACTGAGTGTGAATCGAGATCAGACTCAAGCCAGTCGATTCGTGTCGAAAGCAAAGTAGTCGAATCTTTCTTTTTTCTATTCTTTTCTTCGAAGTGGGGATGGGTTCCGAAATAGATGCTAACTCCAGTTTCGCCTTTCTCAGCTAGGTAGGTGTAGAAATCGGGCCCATCTTTGAACTTCCATTCGTAGCTATCTGGAATGCCTCCAACCGGAATTAGCTCTGGTATTTCAAAAGGAGGATTTGGATGAATAGATGCTAGCTCGCTTTTGCATCCGCAAAGTGTGACGAGAGCCAAGGCCTGTATCCAGAGTTTCATTTTATTTGGTGAACGTGAAGGTGATACGCGAGGGCCTAGATTGAACGTGGAGAAAGAGTAGGGAACGATACGTCCTTGCTGCGACCGCAACTCGGGCGCTTGGCCCGAGTTGTATCGACCGCCTGGTTAGGCCTATTCTTCTTTTCTTCCATTCTCGTAGTTAGAATTCTATCACGCATTTTCCTGAATCGTTTAATCTACGGTTGTCGTCTTTCATTCGGTCAACCAGATCTTCTTTTCTTTCGTATTCCTTTGTTTCTGGATCGCCCTCGTGTGGTCGGTATTCGTAGATAAACGAATCTTTCTTTTTGGTAATCGTAGCACAGTGTTGCTCCGCGGGCCTTGCATCGAATGGCCAATAGAAGATCCCAAACTGCTGTGGTGCTGTGTCCACAATCGAAGGATAGTCTTTGGGAAATGCTCCAATGGTCATTTTCTATTTTCTGCCTAACGTGAAAGCCATACGCGGAAGTCAGCGCGGAGCGCTGGCTGGAGTTGTATGGGCTGACTGGTTCACCCTAACTTTTTCGGACTTGTGAATTTCGATTCCTGAAGCGATCGAGATGAACTCATAGCAGTAGGTTTCATCTTCTTCTGATTTCATTTCAATTCTTAGTCCATCAGTGTAGCCCTGCTGATTCGTGAGTATCCAACTCCAAGTCACGCGAAAGCAACCTGCTAGAATGGGTGGTTCTGTTCGTTCCTTTCTTTCTTCTTTTGTGATTACTATCTCGTCAAACTCAGGTTCGCAACTGATGAGAAACTCCGCCTCTTGAGTCACTAGGACCGCACGCTCAAAACGAGTAGGCATCTCTTCGCATGGGATTCCATAGATCGCTTCGATAGTCTTGAATTCCGGAGTATTCATTTTCTGGTGAACGGGGAGTACATACGCGAGGGCCTAGATGGACCCTTTAGCAAGAACTCGGGGTTGAATTGCGCTTGGGTGTTCTATAACTCGGGTGCTTGGCCCGAGTTGTATGAGACGGCTGGTTCTCCCAAAATTTCTCTCTTCAATGCAGGAGGTTCGCGCGTCCAAATCTGGAATGAATAAAGAAAAGACCGTCATGTTAGATTCCTTGTCGTATGATGAAGTCTGATACGCCGATGTCGAAAAAATCGTCTGCTGGCCTTGTCTGTTTCGTTCGTTAGAAGTGAGGTTGATCTGTCGTGTTAGCACTGGATGTGGATGATGCCGCCTTCGATTCGAGAATCGTTCACTTATGGAGAACGTCGAGGTCTCACGCGGAGGTCGGCGCGGAGCGCTGACCGGAGTTGTGAGAACCGTCTGGTTCTCCTTTCATTTTCTTCTTCAAAATATCGATCATTTTACCATGAACCGATATTCGGAAAAATTCTGCGGGTGTGTAGGTGAATAGGATAAGGTCGTCGGCTGACTCCAAGTACAGGCCTAAGTAGGCTGAACCATTCTCCATAGCGGGGTTGCGAATGAACTCTTCTAGAATCGCTGAACTAATCTGTAGTCCAGATAGTTTTCGTTCCCAATCTAGTTCTGACCAAGCATCGTCCTGGTCTTTTATGTAGAATCCATTCCATTCTTTTGATAATTCTTCTATCCAGGCAAACAACGTATCAGTTCGTGTCATTCCGAATCGTTGCGTCCATGATGCTGGAACGCCAAAACCGTCGATCATGGTGGCGATGATTGGCCATGAGAGACCCGCTTGATACAGGTCGAACCGATCTGTTTCATTCCATTTTTGGAAGAATCCAGTTTTTGCGTCGATCAGGTCAGCTGGAATGGTTTTCTTCATTTCTTTGGAGAACGTCGAGGTCAGACGCGAGCGCTTGCGCTCGTTGTCTGCACCGACTGGTTCTCCCAATCTTTTTTCAGTAGTTTCGTGAATAGAAGGCCGATCGTTAATGCTGGAATGCTGCCAAAGAATGCCAACCAGAACATGGGTTTGTAGATGTAGTCGTAGATGTCGTAGTCTCCATAAATCACCATCGTTGAGATGGATCCAATCAAGCACCCAAACAAGAATGCGCTCAACATGAAGAGAGATCCGTTTCGATATCTTAATAGTTTATTTGATAACTTGAATCCGACCAATTCAGCGTAGATGACGATGCCAACGTAGCCAACAATTGTTTGCGGGTAACACATTTCCGCTATCTCAATCATTCCTTTCCAACCGAGGAGTACCCTGCAGACAAGAAGAACGCCAAAAAATGATACCAACAAGGTAATGGCGTAGTTCTTTCGGATGGTTCCTATTTTCATTTTTTGGAGAACGTGAAAGCCATACGCGTAGGTCAGCGCGGAGCGCTGGCCGTAGTTGTATGGGCTGACTGGTTAGCCTCTCTTTTCTTTTTTGCAGCTTTTACTCCCGTACTCAAAATCTTCATAAAGTTCTTCTGATCCTCTTTTTGAATACGGTTCCAGATGATTTCGTATGGATCGTGGGGGTTGCCGATCTCTTCGATCAATAGCTTCTCAATGTTTAGACCTTTTCCTCGATCCCAGTAATAGTTGCGAATCTTGTCGTACTTGATCGTGAATGAGAAGAAAGGCCTCTTAATCCATAGCTTTTCATCATCGAGTTTGTAAGATGAACGAAGCTTCAGGTAGAGCACCAAATAGATGATTCCAGCGAGAATGACTCCGACTTCCATCAGAATGATTCTTTTTTCGGAGCCTTCAGCCCGAGGAAAATCGGAAGGAATCAGTGGGATAAGTGGAATAGCAATCGCGATGAGAATGAAGGTGCCTAAAACGATGAAGACGTTTTCACCCTTCTTAAACCTCATCTCTTGGATTTCGTATTCCATTTCTTGTGGCTAACGTAGAGGTGATACGCGAGGGCCTACAGGCCCGTTGTGAAAGAGGTTGTGTAGCTACGTCCTTGCTGCGTCCACAACTCGGGGCGCTTGGCCCGAGTTGTATCGACCGACTTGTTGGAAATCCTTTTCTCACTCATGATTTTGAATACAGAGTTTTTGCTGCAACGACCATTCCACCGATGGTCAAGAAAATGGCGGTCACGACCATCGTGAATAGAAATCGCTCACGTGAAATCGAGTAGTATAGTTCGAGCGCCTTGGCAAATCCGTATCCAACCAGGAGAGCGAAAATCGCTAGAGTAAGTGTGATGAAAACCAATGAGAAAAAGCGTATGAAGAATTGCGATACTCGGTCGGACTTAGCTTCCGCGCTTGTTTCACGCAAAAAGCTTCTAGTCGATTCCGCACAATGACCTTTCGGGTTATCTCTTCTCGTGCTTTTCATATTTCTTCCAACGCAGAGGCCATGCATGGAGGCCTCAGTTGGGGTTTAACTTAAATTAGGGGTTGATTTGTCACAGGTCGGATTGAAAGGGCGGGCGTTTGCCGGAATTGAATGGGCCGACTTGTTAGCCTCTTGTAGGTAGTCTCCAAAGCCTCCATCCACAAGTTGGTTTAGTTCGAATGCTTCGGGCCTTGTAGCTTGAACGTAAGGTTAGGGTCCTTCGCCTGAAACCGAAGCTTGAAATGACTAGGTCAAGAAGTTCTAC contains:
- a CDS encoding DUF6334 family protein → MNTPEFKTIEAIYGIPCEEMPTRFERAVLVTQEAEFLISCEPEFDEIVITKEERKERTEPPILAGCFRVTWSWILTNQQGYTDGLRIEMKSEEDETYCYEFISIASGIEIHKSEKVRVNQSAHTTPASAPR